The Deinococcus hopiensis KR-140 sequence CCTGGACCTCAAGCCCCTCTTTGTGGGCGGCGAGCAGGCGGTCTTCGGCGAGGGTGCCGGGCAGTACACGGTCAGCGCTGAAATCGTTGAGCACGGCCTCGGGCCGAAGATCTACATCCGCAAGTACAAGAGCGGCGTGCAGTACCGCCGCCGCACCGGCCACCGCCAGGGCTTCACGGCGATCCGGATCACGGGCATCAAGGGCTGAGGTGAACTGAAATGGCACACAAGAAAGGCGTAGGCTCGTCCAAGAACGGACGTGACAGCAACCCCAAGTACCTCGGCG is a genomic window containing:
- the rplU gene encoding 50S ribosomal protein L21, with protein sequence MFAIIQTGGKQYRVQEGDVVRVENLEGEAGQSLDLKPLFVGGEQAVFGEGAGQYTVSAEIVEHGLGPKIYIRKYKSGVQYRRRTGHRQGFTAIRITGIKG